A region of Liolophura sinensis isolate JHLJ2023 chromosome 8, CUHK_Ljap_v2, whole genome shotgun sequence DNA encodes the following proteins:
- the LOC135472197 gene encoding alpha-N-acetylgalactosaminidase-like — MLIFGFLSNKNMEYFLVVLAALAAVEALDNGLARTPPMGWLDWERFRCNTDCTNDPENCISEKLFMAMADRMVADGYRDVGYEYVNIDDCWLAKERDDKGRLVADPVRFPNGILGLAKYVHSKGLKLGIYEDFGTKTCGGFPGSEFYLQLDAQTFADWQVDLLKFDGCYSDPRDMQYGYPIMGKFLNMTGRPILYSCSWPAYITNYTAIRQACNMWRNYGDVQDSWDSILSIVEFYGQDKGNFSEAAGPGGWNDPDMLIVGDFGLSIEQQKAQMAMWCIMASPLFMSNDLRKMPQESKAILQNIHAIKINQDPLGIQGKQVFGIGNLLVWTRPIMPKGTTAFVVLNKGTGGTPTKLDLNVDLLGQNPSGYNITEVFDQTSLGIFKPSEKITISVNPTGVIFAVGTPV, encoded by the exons ATGTTAATCTTCGGCTTTCTATCAAACAAG aATATGGAGTACTTTTTGGTGGTATTGGCAGCGCTTGCAGCGGTAGAGGCCCTGGACAATGGATTGGCCAGAACTCCACCAATGGGATGGCTAGATTGGGAACGATTCCGGTGTAACACTGACTGCACCAATGACCCAGAAAACTGTATTAG tgaAAAGCTGTTTATGGCAATGGCTGACAGGATGGTTGCTGATGGTTATAGAGATGTAGGGTATGAGTATGTGAACATTGATGACTGTTGGTTGGCCAAAGAGAGAGATGATAAAGGAAGGCTAGTGGCAGATCCTGTGAGATTTCCCAATGGCATTTTAGGATTGGCCaaatat GTGCACTCTAAGGGTCTAAAGTTGGGTATTTACGAAGACTTCGGCACAAAGACCTGTGGCGGTTTTCCGGGCAGTGAGTTTTATCTTCAGTTAGACGCCCAGACTTTCGCGGACTGGCAGGTTGATCTGCTGAAGTTTGACGGATGCTATTCTGATCCCAGAGACATGCAGTATG GGTACCCAATTATGGGCAAGTTTTTAAACATGACTGGCCGACCCATTTTATATTCCTGCAGCTGGCCTGCATATATA ACGAATTACACTGCAATAAGGCAGGCATGCAACATGTGGCGTAACTATGGTGACGTGCAGGACAGTTGGGATAGCATTCTGTCTATCGTTGAGTTCTACGGTCAGGACAAAGGAAACTTCTCCGAAGCAGCTGGCCCTGGGGGGTGGAACGATCCAGACATG TTGATCGTTGGTGACTTTGGACTGAGCATAGAGCAACAAAAGGCCCAGATGGCTATGTGGTGCATCATGGCCTCTCCTCTCTTCATGTCCAATGATCTACGGAAGATGCCTCAAGAATCCAAGGCTATCCTCCAGAATATCCATGCCATCAAAATCAACCAGGATCCATTGGGGATCCAGGGCAAGCAAGTATTTGGG ATTGGCAATCTTCTGGTGTGGACACGTCCAATCATGCCGAAGGGAACAACAGCCTTTGTGGTCCTGAACAAAGGAACGGGGGGTACACCCACAAAGCTTGATCTTAACGTTGATTTGCTAGGACAGAACCCTTCGGGTTATAATATCACAGAAGTGTTTGACCAAACGTCACTGGGCATTTTCAAACCGTCAGAGAAAATAACTATAAGCGTTAATCCAACAGGTGTAATATTTGCTGTTGGAACGCCAGTTTAA
- the LOC135473408 gene encoding alpha-N-acetylgalactosaminidase-like produces MLLLASLCVASLVSVQALDNGLALTPPMGWLDWERFRCNVDCENFPNDCIREELFMQMADIIASEGYRDAGYEYVNIDDCWPAEERDANGRLQPDPDRFPSGIPALAKYIHGKGLKIGIYQDFGVKTCDGYPGSEFYMSVDAQTFADWQIDYVKFDGCNSDVRDFDEGYTVMSRFLNLTGRPMVFSCEWPDYQTRQGIEPNYTAIRSACNLWRNHDDIQDSWQSLLGIINFYGEDTYNFSSYAGPGGWNDPDMVIVGDFGLSYDQQRVQMAMWAIMASPMLMSVDLRHIRPESKALLQNRNVLSINQDPMGIQGKRIMEITPNQPPRADPVQIWTRPISPKGTFAVAFLNPSERGMPSTVSVVVDDLGLTNGSGYNVTETFDGVSMGTVKPGQNITISVNPEGVYLFTATPL; encoded by the exons ATGTTGTTGTTGGCGTCTCTCTGTGTTGCATCTCTGGTCAGTGTTCAAGCCCTGGACAACGGTCTGGCCCTAACTCCGCCCATGGGATGGTTAGACTGGGAAAGGTTCCGTTGCAATGTAGACTGTGAGAACTTCCCAAATGACTGTATCAG AGAAGAGTTATTCATGCAGATGGCTGACATCATAGCTTCTGAGGGCTACAGGGATGCAGGATACGAGTACGTGAACATCGACGACTGCTGGCCTGCCGAGGAGAGGGATGCTAACGGCAGGTTACAGCCTGACCCCGACCGATTCCCCAGCGGAATTCCCGCTCTGGCCAAATAC ATCCACGGAAAGGGTTTGAAGATAGGAATATATCAAGACTTTGGAGTCAAGACCTGTGATGGCTACCCGGGCAGCGAGTTCTATATGTCAGTGGACGCTCAGACATTCGCAGACTGGCAGATCGACTACGTCAAATTTGACGGATGTAATTCGGACGTCAGGGATTTTGACGAAG GCTACACAGTGATGAGTCGCTTCCTAAACTTGACCGGAAGAccgatggtgttttcttgtgaatGGCCAGACTACCAGACCAGACAGGGTATTGAG CCAAACTACACTGCCATCCGAAGCGCCTGCAATCTGTGGCGTAACCATGACGACATACAGGACTCCTGGCAGAGCCTTCTGGGTATTATCAACTTTTACGGAGAAGATACTTACAATTTTAGCAGTTATGCCGGGCCAGGAGGATGGAATGATCCTGATATG GTAATTGTGGGCGACTTTGGCCTGAGCTATGATCAGCAGCGCGTGCAGATGGCCATGTGGGCCATCATGGCCTCTCCCATGCTCATGTCTGTGGATCTACGTCACATCCGGCCCGAATCCAAAGCTCTGTTACAGAACAGAAACGTTCTGAGCATCAACCAGGATCCGATGGGCATCCAAGGAAAACGGATCATGGAGATCACTCCCAATCAACCACCCAGG GCCGATCCTGTCCAAATTTGGACGCGTCCGATTTCGCCGAAAGGAACCTTCGCCGTTGCCTTCCTAAACCCATCTGAGCGTGGGATGCCATCGACTGTATCGGTGGTCGTGGATGACCTGGGTTTGACGAACGGAAGCGGTTACAACGTGACAGAGACCTTTGATGGTGTCAGTATGGGAACTGTCAAACCAGGACAGAATATTACTATCTCTGTTAATCCGGAAGGAGTGTATCTTTTTACAGCCACTCCGTTATAA
- the LOC135473091 gene encoding alpha-N-acetylgalactosaminidase-like — MLLLASLCVASLVSVQALDNGLALTPPMGWLNWERFRCNIDCENFPNDCIREELFMQMADIIASEGYKDAGYEYVNIDDCWLAEERDANGRLQPDPDRFPSGIPALAKYIHGKGLKIGIYQDFGVKTCGGYPGSEFYMPVDAQTFADWQIDYVKFDGCNSDVRDFDEGYTVMSRFLNLTGRPMVFSCEWPDYQTRQGIEPNYTAIRSACNLWRNHDDIQDSWQSLLGIINFYGEDTYNFSSYAGPGGWNDPDMVIVGDFGLSYDQQRVQMAMWAIMASPMLMSVDLRHIRPESKALLQNRNVLSINQDPMGIQGKRIMEINPVQIWTRPISPKGTFAVAFLNPSEGGMPSTLSVVVDDLGLTNGSGYNVTETFDGVSMGTVKPGQNITISVNPEGVYLFTATPL, encoded by the exons ATGTTGTTGTTGGCGTCTCTCTGTGTTGCATCTCTGGTCAGTGTTCAAGCCCTGGACAACGGTCTGGCCCTTACCCCGCCCATGGGATGGTTAAACTGGGAAAGGTTCCGTTGCAATATAGACTGTGAGAACTTCCCTAATGACTGTATCAG AGAAGAGTTATTCATGCAGATGGCTGACATCATAGCTTCTGAGGGTTACAAGGATGCAGGATACGAGTACGTGAACATCGACGACTGCTGGCTCGCCGAAGAGAGGGATGCTAACGGCAGGTTACAGCCTGACCCCGACCGCTTCCCCAGCGGAATCCCTGCTCTAGCCAAATAC ATCCACGGAAAGGGTTTGAAGATAGGGATATATCAGGACTTTGGGGTCAAGACCTGCGGTGGCTACCCGGGCAGCGAGTTCTATATGCCAGTGGACGCTCAGACATTCGCAGACTGGCAGATCGACTACGTCAAATTTGACGGATGTAATTCGGACGTCAGGGATTTTGACGAAG GCTACACAGTGATGAGTCGCTTCCTAAACTTGACCGGAAGACCGATGGTGTTTTCATGTGAATGGCCAGACTACCAGACCAGACAGGGTATTGAG CCAAACTACACTGCCATCCGAAGCGCCTGCAATCTGTGGCGTAACCATGACGACATACAGGACTCCTGGCAGAGCCTTCTGGGTATTATCAACTTTTACGGAGAAGATACTTACAATTTTAGCAGTTATGCCGGACCAGGAGGATGGAATGATCCTGATATG GTAATTGTGGGTGACTTTGGCCTGAGCTATGATCAGCAGCGCGTGCAGATGGCCATGTGGGCCATCATGGCCTCTCCCATGCTCATGTCTGTGGATCTACGTCACATCCGGCCCGAATCCAAAGCTCTGCTACAGAACAGAAACGTTCTGAGCATCAACCAGGATCCGATGGGCATTCAAGGAAAACGGATCATGGAGATCA ATCCTGTCCAAATTTGGACGCGTCCGATTTCGCCGAAAGGAACCTTCGCCGTTGCCTTCCTAAACCCATCTGAGGGTGGGATGCCATCGACTTTATCGGTGGTCGTGGATGACTTGGGTTTGACGAACGGAAGCGGTTACAACGTGACAGAGACCTTTGATGGTGTCAGTATGGGAACTGTCAAACCAGGACAGAATATTACTATCTCTGTTAATCCGGAAGGAGTGTATCTTTTTACAGCCACTCCGTTATAA